The following coding sequences are from one Triticum dicoccoides isolate Atlit2015 ecotype Zavitan chromosome 4A, WEW_v2.0, whole genome shotgun sequence window:
- the LOC119283628 gene encoding uncharacterized protein LOC119283628 codes for MRARAWRGRGRGCGAPSPGAASSGRGAASPSVPSLASLPTSYFASYGALLPSLPQPRAPWAAPNAAGVLGPRPPPPHQAYPVAAEASSSESSWEQYNQLYAALQNLSIQQQQAGDAPDWFLDTGATSHIPGPSNGENNSEIQ; via the exons ATGAGGGCGCGGGCATGGCGCGGGCGCGGCCGTGGCTGTGGCGCCCCGTCTCCTGGCGCCGCCTCGTCCGGGCGCGGGGCTGCTTCTCCTAGCGTTCCCTCGCTCGCATCGCTCCCCACCAGCTACTTCGCTTCGTACGGGGCGCTTCTTCCGAGCCTTCCCCAACCTCGTGCCCCGTGGGCTGCGCCAAATGCCGCGGGCGTTCTAGGCCCGCGCCCGCCACCACCTCACCAGGCCTACCCGGTGGCCGCCGAGGCCTCCTCCAGCGAGTCATCTTGGGAGCAATACAACCAGCTTTACGCGGCACTTCAGAACCTCTCCattcagcagcagcaggccggcgacGCGCCGGACTGGTTCCTCGACACGGGCGCTACGTCGCACATCCCTG GACCTAGCAACGGGGAAAATAATTCTGAGATCCAATAG